A single genomic interval of Croceibacter atlanticus HTCC2559 harbors:
- a CDS encoding metallophosphoesterase family protein, producing MKRVLAIGDIHGGLKALQQVMKRAEVTPEDKLIFLGDYVDGWSDSAKVVSYLINLAKQNSCVFIRGNHDDLVHNWLKTEETNETWLAHGGQVTLDAYRKLTDEETKKHNTFYSQMVDYVVDNDNRLFLHAGFTNPNGPQHEYFKPMCYWDRTLWEMVSAMANKPKDAFKHYPKRLDLYNEIFIGHTPTQRVGSDVPVNYQNVWNVDTGAAFKGAVSIIDVNTKDVWQSDPVMSLYPDEPGRN from the coding sequence ATGAAAAGAGTACTTGCAATTGGAGATATACATGGTGGTTTAAAGGCGCTGCAACAAGTTATGAAGCGTGCTGAGGTAACTCCAGAAGATAAACTAATATTTTTAGGAGATTATGTAGATGGTTGGAGTGATAGTGCCAAAGTAGTGTCTTACTTAATAAACTTAGCAAAACAGAACAGTTGTGTATTTATAAGAGGCAATCATGATGATTTGGTTCATAACTGGTTAAAAACAGAAGAAACTAATGAGACGTGGCTTGCACATGGTGGTCAAGTTACTTTAGATGCTTACCGTAAGTTAACAGATGAAGAAACTAAGAAGCACAATACCTTTTATTCTCAAATGGTAGATTATGTGGTAGATAATGATAACAGGCTTTTTCTTCATGCAGGATTTACTAATCCTAACGGGCCACAACATGAGTATTTTAAGCCTATGTGTTATTGGGATCGCACTTTATGGGAAATGGTCTCTGCAATGGCTAATAAACCAAAAGATGCTTTTAAGCATTATCCTAAGCGGTTAGATCTTTATAACGAAATATTTATTGGGCACACACCAACCCAACGTGTAGGGTCTGATGTCCCTGTAAATTATCAAAATGTTTGGAATGTAGATACTGGAGCAGCCTTTAAAGGAGCTGTCTCTATAATAGATGTTAACACTAAAGATGTATGGCAAAGTGACCCAGTTATGTCACTTTATCCAGATGAGCCTGGTAGAAACTAA
- a CDS encoding tetratricopeptide repeat protein, producing MRYLIFFVLLFINLAVLAQNEQLARNYVEQGEYAKAKAIYEKLYKKQKFNTTYFMGLVNAHQQLEEYKEVESLLLEKIKQSPQFPNTYIELGHNYELQDKITEANTYYQEALALIDQNPNSAYIIGSTFQKYNKLDEAITAYEKGMTLNPKSNFDIQLARLYGEQGNIEKMFNSYLDLVNKNPQYMITANRNIEQFISEDPYNDGNVILKTLLLKRLQQDPKVLYNEMLSWLFIQQKEYKKAFLQEKAVYLRTQETLEGIIDVALIAIEDNDNDAARDILSYIVEEARLPETKLRAHELKLGLDIKNATPKHWDDIEEEFSSLFQAYGKSIETMSLQIAYANFLAFKKEQTASAISTLKNLLDQDKNRFQEATIKMALADILVLDEKFNQALIYYSQIQNIVKNNTLSQEARFKVAKTSYYKGDFSWSETQLDVLKASASQLIANDAMELSLLIKDNSLEDSTQTALKKFAKADLLTFKGKNEAAIAVLEEILIQHKGEKIEDEALLRQANLFIEAKEFEKAEANYKKIITFYPTDILGDDAYYGLAKLYDEHLARPEDAKANYEKVIFDYADSIFYVDARKRYRTLRGDDIN from the coding sequence ATGCGTTACCTTATATTCTTTGTTCTGCTATTTATAAATCTAGCTGTTCTCGCACAAAATGAACAGTTGGCAAGAAACTATGTAGAGCAAGGTGAATATGCAAAGGCAAAAGCCATCTATGAAAAGTTGTATAAAAAACAAAAGTTTAATACAACCTATTTTATGGGGTTGGTCAATGCGCATCAGCAGTTAGAAGAATATAAGGAAGTAGAAAGCTTACTTTTAGAAAAGATTAAGCAATCACCTCAATTTCCAAACACCTATATAGAGTTAGGGCATAATTATGAACTTCAAGATAAAATTACAGAAGCTAATACTTATTATCAAGAGGCTTTGGCGCTAATAGACCAAAATCCTAATAGCGCTTATATTATTGGGTCTACCTTTCAAAAGTACAATAAGTTAGATGAGGCTATTACAGCTTACGAAAAAGGGATGACTTTAAACCCTAAGTCTAATTTCGACATACAATTGGCAAGACTTTATGGCGAACAAGGTAATATCGAGAAGATGTTTAATAGTTACCTAGATTTAGTTAATAAAAACCCTCAATATATGATAACTGCTAATAGAAATATAGAGCAGTTTATAAGTGAAGATCCATATAATGACGGCAATGTTATTTTAAAGACCTTATTACTAAAAAGGCTTCAGCAAGATCCCAAAGTCTTGTATAATGAAATGCTTAGTTGGTTATTTATTCAACAAAAAGAATATAAAAAAGCATTTCTCCAAGAAAAAGCGGTGTACTTAAGAACTCAAGAAACTTTGGAAGGCATAATCGATGTTGCCCTAATAGCTATTGAAGATAACGATAATGATGCCGCAAGAGATATTTTAAGCTATATAGTTGAAGAAGCAAGATTACCAGAAACCAAACTAAGAGCACACGAGTTAAAATTAGGATTAGATATTAAAAATGCAACACCTAAACATTGGGATGATATAGAAGAAGAGTTTTCTTCTTTGTTTCAAGCTTACGGTAAAAGCATTGAAACCATGTCGCTACAAATTGCTTATGCTAATTTTTTAGCCTTTAAAAAAGAGCAAACTGCAAGTGCTATTTCAACTTTAAAAAACTTACTAGACCAAGATAAAAATAGATTTCAGGAAGCGACAATTAAAATGGCCTTGGCAGATATTCTGGTTCTAGATGAAAAATTTAACCAAGCATTAATTTACTATTCTCAAATTCAGAATATTGTAAAAAATAACACCTTATCTCAAGAAGCACGCTTTAAGGTTGCTAAAACAAGTTACTATAAAGGCGATTTTTCTTGGAGTGAAACTCAACTAGATGTTTTAAAAGCCTCGGCATCACAGCTTATAGCAAACGATGCTATGGAGCTAAGTTTACTTATAAAAGACAACTCTCTAGAAGACAGCACCCAAACTGCGTTAAAAAAGTTTGCAAAAGCAGACCTATTAACTTTTAAAGGGAAAAATGAAGCTGCCATTGCGGTGCTTGAGGAGATTTTAATACAGCATAAAGGTGAAAAAATTGAGGACGAAGCGCTGCTAAGACAAGCAAACCTCTTTATTGAAGCTAAAGAATTTGAAAAAGCAGAAGCCAATTATAAAAAAATTATAACCTTTTATCCCACAGATATATTAGGCGATGATGCCTATTATGGCTTAGCAAAATTATATGATGAACACCTTGCAAGACCAGAAGATGCAAAAGCAAATTATGAAAAAGTAATTTTTGATTATGCAGACAGTATCTTTTATGTAGATGCAAGAAAACGTTACCGCACTTTACGTGGTGACGATATAAACTAA
- the mgtE gene encoding magnesium transporter → MTFEISTELIEKIKLLVQEKNNAELLLHFEDLHFADIAEILDEISLEEATYIVKLLDSEKTSEALMELEEDVRERILNKLSAKEIAEELEEMDTDDAADIISELSEERAQQVISEMEDEEHAENIVELLRYDEDSAGGLMAKELVRVYEDWTVTGCVAEMRKQAENVTRVHSIYVVDAKEKLKGRLSLKDLLTAKRNAHISDIFIPQVDFVTVHTKGEEVARVMQKYDLEAIPVVDEMNRLVGRVTIDDIVDFIKEEAEKDYQMAAGISQDVEADDNVWQLTRARLPWLVLGLFGGLGSVYIMKGFDEALANFPILFFFTPLIAAMAGNVGVQSSAIIVQGLANDNIKGSLLNRLFKEVGLSLINGTALGLLVMLFGFVVGQEQMVSITVAVSMLSVIIVAALIGTFVPIILDKQGIDPAIATGPFITTSNDIFGIFLFFYLAKLILGF, encoded by the coding sequence ATGACTTTCGAAATTAGCACAGAACTTATAGAAAAAATTAAGCTGCTTGTTCAAGAAAAGAACAACGCAGAGCTCTTGCTTCATTTTGAAGACCTTCACTTTGCCGATATTGCAGAGATTTTAGATGAAATTTCATTAGAAGAAGCAACCTATATCGTAAAGCTTCTGGACAGTGAAAAAACTTCTGAAGCTCTTATGGAGCTAGAGGAAGATGTTAGAGAGCGCATTTTAAACAAGTTATCTGCTAAAGAAATTGCAGAAGAGCTTGAAGAAATGGATACCGATGATGCTGCAGATATAATTTCTGAGCTTTCTGAAGAACGCGCCCAACAGGTCATCTCCGAAATGGAAGATGAAGAGCACGCAGAAAACATTGTCGAGTTATTACGCTATGATGAAGATTCTGCAGGTGGTCTTATGGCAAAAGAACTTGTAAGGGTTTATGAAGATTGGACTGTTACAGGCTGTGTTGCAGAAATGAGAAAACAAGCCGAAAATGTAACTCGTGTACATTCTATTTATGTGGTAGATGCTAAAGAGAAACTTAAAGGCCGTTTGTCTCTAAAAGACTTGTTAACTGCAAAACGAAATGCCCATATAAGCGATATTTTTATTCCTCAGGTAGACTTTGTTACCGTGCACACAAAAGGTGAAGAAGTGGCAAGAGTTATGCAAAAGTATGACCTAGAAGCCATTCCTGTTGTAGATGAAATGAACAGACTTGTAGGAAGAGTTACCATAGATGATATTGTAGACTTTATAAAGGAAGAGGCAGAGAAAGATTACCAAATGGCTGCAGGTATATCTCAAGATGTAGAAGCAGATGATAATGTTTGGCAACTCACTAGAGCACGATTACCTTGGTTAGTCTTGGGTTTATTTGGAGGTTTAGGCAGTGTTTATATCATGAAAGGTTTTGATGAAGCACTTGCAAATTTTCCGATTCTGTTTTTCTTCACGCCTTTAATTGCCGCTATGGCTGGAAATGTAGGCGTACAATCCAGTGCAATTATAGTACAAGGTTTAGCCAATGATAACATTAAAGGAAGCCTATTAAACAGGTTATTTAAAGAAGTTGGTTTAAGTCTTATAAATGGTACTGCTCTTGGGCTTTTAGTAATGCTTTTTGGCTTTGTGGTAGGGCAAGAACAAATGGTAAGTATAACGGTTGCCGTCTCTATGCTTTCTGTAATAATAGTAGCAGCCCTAATAGGAACATTTGTACCAATAATTTTAGATAAACAAGGCATAGATCCAGCCATTGCAACAGGACCTTTTATTACCACAAGTAATGACATCTTCGGTATCTTCTTATTTTTCTATCTCGCTAAACTAATACTAGGGTTTTGA
- a CDS encoding DUF4286 family protein: MIIYNVTTNVEESAHNEWIQWMQKEHIPMMLDTKKFSRAIMSRVLVEEEMGGFTYSVQYFTEDKAMLDRYYSEDADRLRNESKRFAGKFVSFRTEMEVVGEAMAQAK, encoded by the coding sequence ATGATTATTTACAACGTTACCACAAACGTAGAAGAAAGCGCTCACAACGAGTGGATACAATGGATGCAAAAAGAACACATCCCTATGATGTTAGACACTAAAAAGTTTTCAAGAGCCATTATGTCTCGTGTTCTTGTTGAAGAAGAAATGGGAGGTTTTACATACTCTGTACAGTATTTTACAGAAGATAAAGCTATGTTAGATCGATATTACAGTGAAGATGCAGATAGATTAAGGAATGAAAGCAAACGCTTTGCAGGTAAATTTGTATCCTTTAGGACAGAAATGGAAGTTGTAGGAGAAGCTATGGCTCAAGCAAAATAA
- a CDS encoding lipocalin-like domain-containing protein, whose amino-acid sequence MRTNSFFLFCIFVASLISCSDSTEDLDVDYEDSAINRAALIIGTWQLSNQTQNGETVTLNECNKSGTITFDGEQVTTTTYRINSDTEDCNLNSTKSLLYEFEADDALLFIENQNQSQIEIGIINDSILSLIEEGYTSSGELISFETTFTR is encoded by the coding sequence ATGAGGACAAACTCCTTTTTTCTGTTTTGTATTTTTGTTGCAAGCTTAATTTCTTGCTCAGATTCTACAGAAGATTTAGACGTAGATTATGAAGATAGTGCCATAAATAGAGCAGCATTAATTATTGGAACTTGGCAATTGTCTAATCAAACACAAAACGGCGAAACTGTCACGCTTAATGAATGTAACAAAAGCGGCACAATTACTTTTGATGGTGAGCAAGTAACAACCACAACATATAGAATAAACTCAGATACAGAAGACTGTAATTTAAACAGTACAAAGTCTTTACTGTATGAGTTTGAAGCAGATGATGCTTTATTATTTATTGAAAACCAAAATCAATCTCAAATTGAGATAGGTATTATAAACGATAGTATTTTAAGCCTTATAGAAGAAGGTTACACATCTTCTGGAGAACTTATTTCTTTTGAAACTACATTTACCAGATAG
- the rsmA gene encoding 16S rRNA (adenine(1518)-N(6)/adenine(1519)-N(6))-dimethyltransferase RsmA — translation MSDPVRAKKHLGQHFLNDEETAEKIGNTLSFKGYDHVLEIGPGTGVLTKYLLEKDVALTAMDLDQESVDYLKDHFSIEHASKISSKSFRVLYADFLKYDLSQLFGDEQFAITGNFPYNISTQIVFKTLELRDQIPEFTGMFQKEVAKRICEKEGSKAYGILSVLAQAFYNAEYLFTVPPTVFNPPPKVESGVLRLTRKEDYSLNVDEKLFFRVVKQAFQQRRKTLRNSLKTFQLSDELRVNDIFNKRPEQLSVAAFLELTALIQKDLTV, via the coding sequence GTGAGCGATCCGGTAAGAGCAAAAAAACATTTAGGTCAGCATTTTTTAAACGATGAAGAAACAGCCGAGAAGATTGGTAATACTTTATCATTTAAAGGTTATGATCACGTATTAGAAATAGGACCTGGAACAGGTGTGCTTACAAAGTACCTTTTAGAAAAAGATGTAGCATTAACCGCTATGGATCTTGATCAGGAATCTGTCGATTATTTAAAAGATCATTTTAGCATAGAGCATGCTAGTAAGATTTCAAGCAAATCATTTCGTGTATTATATGCAGATTTTTTAAAGTATGATTTGTCTCAATTGTTTGGTGATGAACAGTTTGCCATAACAGGAAACTTCCCTTATAATATTTCTACTCAAATAGTTTTTAAAACATTAGAGCTTAGAGATCAAATTCCAGAGTTTACAGGAATGTTTCAAAAAGAAGTTGCAAAACGTATCTGTGAGAAAGAAGGATCGAAAGCATATGGTATTCTTTCTGTTTTGGCACAAGCATTTTATAATGCCGAGTATTTGTTCACTGTACCACCTACAGTATTTAATCCGCCGCCAAAAGTTGAAAGTGGTGTGTTAAGACTCACAAGAAAAGAAGACTACAGTTTAAATGTAGATGAAAAGTTATTTTTTAGAGTAGTAAAGCAAGCATTTCAGCAACGAAGAAAAACACTTAGAAATAGTTTAAAGACCTTTCAACTTTCAGATGAGTTACGCGTTAATGATATTTTTAACAAACGCCCAGAACAGTTATCTGTAGCGGCCTTTTTAGAGTTAACTGCACTTATTCAAAAAGATTTAACGGTGTAA
- the serS gene encoding serine--tRNA ligase has protein sequence MLQVNNIRAHKDAYITALKKRNFDATSLFEDALKYDDMRKASQTDLDAVLAESNRLSKEIGMLFKSGEHQKANAVKAQTADLKENSKRLQDELRDAEEKLQNILFEIPNIPNDLVPAGVDEADNEEVFNEGDIPVLAEGSQPHWELAKKYDIIDFELGNKITGAGFPVYKGKGARLQRALISYFLDKNTAAGYNEVQVPHLVNEASGFGTGQLPDKEGQMYEATVDKLFLIPTAEVPITNLYRGDLLDEKDLPITHTGYTPCFRREAGSYGAHVRGLNRLHQFDKVEIVRIEKAEDSYAVLDQMVEHVKDILRELKLPFRILRLCGGDLGFTSSLTYDFEVFSTAQDRWLEISSVSNFETFQANRLKLRYKSADGSKQLAHTLNGSALALPRVLAGILENYQTPDGIKIPEVLVPYCGFDVIN, from the coding sequence ATGTTACAAGTCAACAACATTAGAGCGCACAAAGACGCTTATATCACAGCTTTAAAAAAGAGAAATTTTGATGCCACTTCATTATTTGAAGATGCTTTAAAATATGATGATATGCGCAAGGCTTCTCAAACAGATTTAGATGCTGTTTTGGCAGAAAGCAATCGCCTTTCTAAAGAAATTGGTATGTTGTTTAAAAGTGGTGAGCATCAAAAAGCAAATGCTGTAAAGGCGCAAACTGCAGACTTAAAAGAAAACTCTAAGCGACTACAAGATGAACTTCGTGACGCTGAAGAAAAGTTACAAAATATCTTATTTGAGATTCCTAATATTCCTAATGATCTTGTTCCTGCAGGTGTAGATGAAGCAGATAATGAAGAGGTCTTTAATGAAGGTGATATTCCTGTATTGGCAGAAGGCTCTCAACCACACTGGGAACTTGCAAAAAAATATGACATTATAGATTTTGAGCTTGGTAATAAAATTACAGGCGCAGGTTTTCCTGTTTATAAAGGTAAAGGAGCTCGTTTACAACGTGCTTTAATAAGTTATTTTTTAGATAAGAATACTGCTGCCGGATATAATGAAGTACAAGTACCACATTTGGTAAATGAAGCATCTGGATTTGGAACTGGGCAGTTACCAGATAAAGAAGGACAAATGTATGAGGCTACTGTAGATAAGTTATTTCTTATACCAACTGCAGAAGTACCTATAACTAACTTATACCGTGGCGATTTATTAGATGAAAAAGATTTACCTATAACTCACACAGGTTACACACCTTGTTTTCGTCGTGAAGCTGGAAGTTATGGGGCACACGTTAGAGGTTTAAACAGGTTACATCAATTTGACAAGGTAGAGATTGTACGTATTGAAAAAGCAGAAGACTCTTATGCAGTTTTAGACCAAATGGTAGAACATGTAAAAGACATACTTAGAGAGCTTAAATTACCATTTAGAATTTTAAGACTTTGTGGTGGTGATCTTGGCTTTACAAGTTCTTTAACTTATGATTTCGAAGTGTTTTCTACAGCACAAGACCGTTGGTTAGAAATTTCTTCTGTCTCAAACTTTGAAACCTTTCAAGCTAACAGATTAAAGCTTAGGTATAAATCTGCAGATGGCAGTAAGCAATTAGCACACACCTTAAACGGTAGTGCTTTAGCATTACCAAGAGTACTTGCAGGTATCTTAGAAAATTATCAAACACCAGATGGTATAAAAATTCCAGAAGTACTAGTGCCTTATTGCGGATTTGACGTTATAAACTAA
- a CDS encoding acyl-CoA thioesterase encodes MKRKFSKTFVVTKAAIDDLNHVNNVVYLQWCMDIAEQHWEERAVQSVKDEYVWVALNHYISYKAASFEGDELVIETWIVSLEGVKSERKYKIYRPKDNKTIVEAKTEWCLLKSETKRPSRVPKEIQDMF; translated from the coding sequence TTGAAACGTAAATTCTCCAAAACTTTTGTGGTTACAAAAGCTGCTATAGATGATCTTAACCATGTAAATAATGTGGTTTACCTACAGTGGTGTATGGATATTGCAGAACAGCACTGGGAAGAAAGAGCAGTACAATCTGTAAAAGATGAATATGTTTGGGTGGCACTTAACCACTACATAAGTTACAAAGCAGCATCTTTTGAAGGAGATGAGCTTGTAATTGAAACTTGGATAGTTTCTCTAGAAGGCGTAAAAAGTGAACGTAAGTATAAAATTTACAGACCTAAAGACAACAAAACCATAGTTGAAGCTAAAACAGAATGGTGTCTTCTTAAATCTGAAACCAAAAGACCTTCAAGAGTACCTAAGGAGATTCAGGATATGTTTTAA
- a CDS encoding cupin domain-containing protein, with protein sequence MKPINVKEKFKSFKAQWSPHQIAVVDNMQVLLAKLKDEFVWHKHEQEDELFFVQKGTLEMHFRDSIEIVNQGEIIVVPKGVEHCPKTQNGEEVHVLLFEKLDTKHTGNVIDKKTKTHYPKI encoded by the coding sequence ATGAAACCTATAAATGTAAAAGAGAAGTTTAAGAGTTTCAAAGCACAGTGGTCACCTCATCAAATAGCAGTTGTAGACAATATGCAGGTGTTACTGGCTAAACTTAAGGATGAGTTTGTCTGGCATAAACACGAGCAAGAAGATGAGTTGTTTTTTGTACAAAAAGGAACTCTAGAAATGCACTTTCGAGATTCTATAGAAATTGTAAACCAAGGCGAAATTATTGTAGTTCCTAAAGGTGTAGAGCATTGCCCTAAAACGCAAAACGGTGAAGAGGTTCACGTCTTATTATTTGAAAAGCTGGACACCAAGCATACAGGCAACGTTATAGATAAAAAAACGAAAACCCACTATCCTAAAATTTAA
- a CDS encoding VOC family protein, which produces MKKRVTGLGGFFFKTQNPGQIKDWYNTHLGLNTDDYGCTFWWKDENGNKCSTQWSPFKEDTKYFEPSEKQFMMNFRVENLVELLKVLKDEGVTVVGEIEEYEYGKFGWILDPEGNKIELWEPIDAAFL; this is translated from the coding sequence ATGAAAAAACGAGTAACAGGATTAGGTGGTTTTTTCTTTAAAACTCAAAATCCAGGTCAGATAAAAGATTGGTATAACACGCACTTAGGATTAAATACAGACGATTACGGCTGTACGTTTTGGTGGAAAGATGAAAATGGAAACAAATGCTCTACACAATGGAGCCCATTTAAAGAAGACACAAAATATTTTGAGCCTTCTGAAAAACAATTCATGATGAATTTTCGCGTAGAGAATTTAGTTGAGCTTCTTAAAGTCTTAAAAGACGAAGGTGTTACTGTTGTAGGAGAAATTGAAGAATACGAATACGGAAAATTTGGTTGGATTTTAGATCCTGAAGGTAACAAAATTGAGCTTTGGGAACCTATTGATGCTGCTTTTTTATAG
- a CDS encoding 2-hydroxyacid dehydrogenase — MKILHLDNNHPLLLKQLADAGYINEEDYTSSKEDVEQKIKNYQGIVIRSRFNIDKQFLDAATNLKFIARVGAGLESIDIPYANAKNIALFSAPEGNRNAVGEHSLALLLNLFNKINLADATVKSGQWLREQHRGVELEGKTVGLIGYGNMGNAFAKKLKGFNCNVLCYDIKDNLGNEHAKQVSLKTLQEKADVLSLHTPWTPLTDKMVNAEFINAFSKPFWLINTARGKSVVTADLVSALENGKILGAGLDVLEYEKLSFESLFSSEMPQDLSKLLKFENVILSPHVAGWTIESKEKLAQTIVDKIIKHFN, encoded by the coding sequence TTGAAAATTTTACATCTAGATAATAATCACCCACTTCTTCTTAAGCAGTTAGCTGATGCTGGTTATATTAATGAGGAGGATTACACATCATCTAAAGAAGATGTTGAGCAAAAGATTAAAAACTATCAAGGCATCGTAATTAGGAGTAGGTTTAATATAGATAAGCAATTTTTAGATGCTGCTACAAATTTAAAATTTATAGCTCGTGTTGGTGCTGGTTTAGAGAGTATAGATATTCCTTACGCAAACGCTAAAAACATAGCACTCTTCTCCGCACCAGAAGGAAACAGAAATGCTGTTGGAGAACATAGTTTAGCATTACTACTCAACCTTTTTAATAAAATTAATTTAGCAGATGCTACAGTTAAGTCTGGCCAATGGTTACGAGAACAACATCGCGGTGTAGAGCTAGAGGGCAAAACTGTCGGGCTCATTGGGTATGGTAATATGGGCAACGCTTTTGCAAAAAAACTAAAAGGGTTTAATTGTAATGTGTTGTGTTACGACATTAAAGATAACTTAGGAAATGAGCATGCAAAACAAGTCTCTCTAAAAACGCTTCAAGAAAAAGCAGACGTATTAAGCCTTCATACACCTTGGACACCACTTACAGACAAAATGGTGAATGCTGAATTTATTAATGCATTTAGCAAGCCTTTTTGGCTTATTAATACCGCTAGAGGAAAGAGTGTTGTAACGGCAGATTTAGTTTCAGCTCTAGAAAATGGAAAAATATTAGGTGCTGGTTTAGATGTTTTAGAATATGAAAAACTGTCTTTTGAAAGCTTATTCTCTTCAGAAATGCCACAAGATCTTTCTAAACTTCTTAAGTTTGAAAATGTAATTTTATCGCCACACGTTGCTGGTTGGACTATTGAAAGTAAAGAAAAATTAGCCCAAACCATTGTCGATAAAATTATAAAACACTTCAACTAA
- the ahcY gene encoding adenosylhomocysteinase, with product MSTKSVAYEPYKVKDMSLAAYGRLEIELAEAEMPGLMSLREEYKNEQPLKGARIAGCLHMTIQTAVLIETLVALGAEVTWSSCNIFSTQDHAAAAIAAAGIPVYAWKGLTEEEFNWCIEQTLFFGEERKPLNMILDDGGDLTNMVFDQYPELAEGINGLSEETTTGVHRLYERMKNGTLVMPAINVNDSVTKSKFDNKYGCRESAVDAVRRATDTMLAGKRVVVCGYGDVGKGTAQSFKGAGSIVTVTEIDPICALQAAMDGFEVKKLETVVGNADIVITTTGNKDIVRGEHFEAMKDKAIVCNIGHFDNEIAVAWLNDNHGDTKVEIKPQVDKYTVNGKDIILLAEGRLVNLGCATGHPSFVMSNSFTNQTLAQIELWNNKDAYENKVYMLPKHLDEKVAKLHLERIGVELTELSKDQADYIGVEVEGPFKPEYYRY from the coding sequence ATGTCTACTAAATCTGTGGCTTACGAGCCTTATAAAGTAAAAGATATGTCTCTAGCGGCTTATGGTCGTCTAGAAATTGAATTGGCCGAAGCAGAGATGCCTGGTTTAATGTCTCTTCGTGAAGAGTATAAAAATGAGCAACCATTAAAAGGAGCTCGTATTGCAGGATGTCTTCACATGACAATTCAAACTGCTGTACTAATTGAAACTTTAGTAGCATTAGGAGCAGAAGTAACATGGAGTTCTTGTAATATTTTTTCTACTCAAGATCACGCTGCCGCTGCAATTGCTGCTGCTGGTATTCCTGTTTATGCTTGGAAAGGTTTAACAGAAGAAGAGTTTAACTGGTGTATTGAGCAGACTTTATTTTTTGGTGAAGAGCGCAAGCCATTAAACATGATTCTTGATGATGGTGGAGATTTAACCAATATGGTTTTTGACCAATATCCAGAACTTGCTGAAGGAATTAATGGTCTTTCTGAAGAAACTACTACTGGTGTGCATAGGCTTTATGAGCGTATGAAGAATGGTACTTTAGTTATGCCAGCTATTAATGTTAATGATAGTGTAACTAAATCTAAGTTTGATAACAAGTACGGTTGTCGTGAAAGTGCTGTTGATGCTGTTCGTCGTGCAACAGATACTATGCTTGCTGGAAAGCGTGTTGTTGTTTGTGGTTATGGTGATGTTGGTAAAGGTACCGCGCAGTCTTTTAAAGGTGCAGGATCTATCGTTACTGTTACAGAAATTGATCCTATTTGTGCGCTACAAGCTGCAATGGACGGTTTTGAAGTTAAAAAACTTGAAACTGTAGTTGGTAATGCAGATATCGTTATTACAACAACAGGAAATAAAGACATTGTTAGAGGTGAGCACTTTGAGGCAATGAAAGACAAGGCAATTGTTTGTAACATTGGTCACTTTGATAACGAAATTGCTGTAGCTTGGTTAAACGATAATCACGGTGATACTAAAGTTGAGATTAAACCTCAAGTAGATAAGTATACCGTTAACGGAAAAGATATTATTCTTTTAGCAGAAGGTCGTTTGGTAAACTTAGGTTGTGCAACAGGACACCCAAGTTTTGTAATGAGTAATTCATTTACAAACCAAACATTAGCACAAATTGAACTTTGGAATAACAAAGATGCTTATGAAAACAAAGTATATATGTTACCAAAGCATTTAGATGAAAAAGTTGCTAAACTTCACCTAGAAAGAATTGGTGTTGAGCTTACAGAATTAAGCAAAGATCAAGCAGATTATATTGGTGTTGAGGTTGAAGGACCTTTTAAACCAGAGTATTACAGATACTAA